The window TTCTTGCGCTTCACGGTGAGCGTGTGCTGGGTCGTGACGATGTCGTCGGTCGGCTCGGCCGGGATCTCCGTCGCCTCCGATGAAGATCCAGTCTTCTTCTCGGGAGCCTCTTCGGGGGTCGTGTCCGCCATGGACCCAACCTAGTCGGCGGCGGCGGGCCCCTGTGGCAGGGTGAGCCGGTGCACAACGGGGAGAGGTCCCTGGCCGAGCTGGACAAGGCTGTCACGTCATGCCGCGCCTGCCCGCGCCTGGTGACCTGGCGCGAAGGCGTCGCGGGCACGAAGGCGGCGTTCCGCGGCGAGGCGTACTGGGCGCGCCCGGTGCCGGGCTTCGGGCCGCCGGACGCGTCGATCGCGGTGGTCGGGCTGGCGCCCTCGGCGCACGGCGCGAACCGCACCGGCCGGATGTTCACCGGCGACCCGTCGGGTGACTTCCTCTTCCGGGTGCTGCACGAGGTCGGGCTCGCGTCGCAGCCGACGTCGGAACGGCTGGGCGACGGTTTGGAGCTGTACCGCACCCGGCTCGTCTCGCCGGTGCGCTGCGCGCCGCCGGAGAACAAGCCGACGCCGGCCGAGCGCGACACCTGCCGTCCGTGGCTGGCCGAAGAGCTCACACTGTTGCGTCCGACACTGCGGGCGATCGTCGTGCTCGGCGCGTTCGGCTGGCAGGCGTTACTGCCCGTGCTCGCCGCGGCCGGCTGGCCGGTGCCGCGGCCGCGTCCGGCCTTCGCCCACGGAGCCGTCCTGGAGCTGGACGACCTGCGCGTTTTCGGCTGTTATCACGTGTCGCCGCGCAATGTCCAGACGCGGCTCGTGACGCACGCCATGGTGGCCGATGTGTTCCGTGCCGCGACCTCGGTGACGGCCTCGGACTGAATCGTTACGGAAGGTGCAG of the Amycolatopsis sp. NBC_01488 genome contains:
- a CDS encoding uracil-DNA glycosylase, which encodes MHNGERSLAELDKAVTSCRACPRLVTWREGVAGTKAAFRGEAYWARPVPGFGPPDASIAVVGLAPSAHGANRTGRMFTGDPSGDFLFRVLHEVGLASQPTSERLGDGLELYRTRLVSPVRCAPPENKPTPAERDTCRPWLAEELTLLRPTLRAIVVLGAFGWQALLPVLAAAGWPVPRPRPAFAHGAVLELDDLRVFGCYHVSPRNVQTRLVTHAMVADVFRAATSVTASD